One Molothrus aeneus isolate 106 chromosome 6, BPBGC_Maene_1.0, whole genome shotgun sequence genomic window carries:
- the LOC136558204 gene encoding ferritin light chain-like: MAAPAMAEPRSKRPRVTLPACPAHRPLPASRVRHGFPPAVEEALCGLTGAQLELHYCLQALGEYFDQSHVALPNISKFFLHQALEERKAAEALMKYQQERGGHYCSKTIQKPNCDYAVGLMKALELAMVQWKTMLRYFEELYALSVENADPHSASTIKKQFIGPKIQKIKLMGDLLTNARRLDCSQDGRNSLGDYFMDRLQKEFRTSIEPESCDHCSPCPPLQQCTGAAEGLKQPQRECSQHRNGIGPIYATIHCTTMLPQCNHGTGAKVKQGREGL, translated from the exons ATGGCGGCGCCGGCCATGGCCGAGCCGCGCTCCAAGCGGCCGCGGGTGACGCTGCCCGCCTGCCCCGCGCACCGCCCGCTGCCCGCCAGCCGCGTCCGCCACGGCTTCCCGCCCGCCGTGGAGGAGGCGCTCTGCGGCCTCACCGGcgcccagctggagctgcactaCTGCCTGCAGGCGCTG GGTGAATATTTTGATCAGTCACATGTGGCTCTACCAAATATTTCAAAGTTCTTCCTGCATCAAGCTCTGGAAGAGAGAAAAGCCGCAGAGGCGTTGATGAAGTATCAGCAGGAAAGAGGAGGCCATTACTGCTCTAAAACCATCCAG aaaccAAACTGTGATTATGCAGTCGGTCTGATGAAAGCCCTGGAACTAGCAATGGTACAATGGAAAACTATGCTACGGTATTTTGAAGAGCTTTATGCCCTGAGTGTTGAAAATGCAGACCCTCATAGTGCAAGCACTATCAAGAAACAATTTATTGGGCCCAAAATCCAGAAGATCAAGCTGATGGGAGATCTGCTGACCAATGCTCGCAGGCTTGACTGTTCCCAGGATGGCAGAAATAGTCTTGGGGATTACTTTATGGACCGGCTGCAGAAAGAGTTCAGGACCAGCATAGAGCCAGAGTCCTGTGatcactgcagcccctgcccacctctccagcagtgcacaggagctgcagaaggtCTGAAGCAACCCCAGAGAGAatgctcccagcacagaaatGGCATAGGGCCAATATATGCAACCATACACTGCACCACCATGCTGCCACAGTGTAACCATGGCACAGGAGCAAAGGTgaagcaggggagggagggccTTTAa
- the MYOD1 gene encoding myoblast determination protein 1: MDLLGPMEMTEGSLCSFTAADDFYDDPCFNTSDMHFFEDLDPRLVHVGGLLKPEEHPHHHGHHHGHEEEHVRAPSGHHQAGRCLLWACKACKRKTTNADRRKAATMRERRRLSKVNEAFETLKRCTSTNPNQRLPKVEILRNAIRYIESLQALLREQEDAYYPVLEHYSGESDASSPRSNCSDGMMEYSGPPCSSRRRNSYDSSYYTESPNDPKHGKSSVVSSLDCLSSIVERISTDNSTCPILPPVETVAEGSPCSPPEGVSLSDGGAQIPSPTNCTPLPQDSSSSNPIYQVL, from the exons ATGGACTTACTTGGCCCCATGGAGATGACGGagggctccctctgctccttcacagCCGCCGATGACTTCTACGATGACCCGTGCTTCAACACGTCGGACATGCACTTCTTCGAGGACCTGGACCCCCGGCTGGTGCACGTCGGGGGTCTGCTGAAGCCCGAGGAGCACCCGCACCACCACGGGCACCACCACGGGCACGAGGAGGAGCACGTCCGGGCGCCCAGCGGGCACCACCAGGCCGGCCGCTGCCTGCTGTGGGCCTGCAAGGCGTGCAAGAGGAAGACCACCAATGCCGACCGCCGTAAGGCCGCCACCATGAGGGAGCGCCGGCGGCTCAGCAAGGTCAACGAGGCCTTCGAGACCCTCAAGCGCTGCACCTCCACCAACCCCAACCAGCGCCTGCCCAAGGTGGAGATCCTGCGCAACGCCATCCGCTACATCGAGAGCCTGCAGGCCCTGCTGCGTGAGCAGGAGGACGCTTATTACCCCGTGCTGGAGCACTACAGCGGGGAATCGGACGCCTCCAGCCCCCGCTCCAACTGCTCCGATGGCATG aTGGAGTACAGTGGGCCCCCCTGCAGCTCTCGCAGAAGGAACAGCTATGACAGCAGCTACTACACAGAGTCCCCAAATG ATCCAAAGCATGGGAAGAGTTCTGTTGTTTCCAGTCTCGATTGCCTCTCAAGCATTGTAGAGAGGATTTCCACAGATAATTCCACATGCCCTATACTGCCTCCAGTGGAAACTGTTGCTGAAGGGAGTCCCTGTTCCCCTCCAGAAGGAGTGAGTCTGAGTGATGGTGGAGCCCAAATTCCTTCCCCCACCAACTGCACCCCGCTCCCCCAGgatagcagcagcagcaaccccATCTACCAAGTGCTATAA